The Prevotella sp. E9-3 genome has a window encoding:
- a CDS encoding family 43 glycosylhydrolase, producing the protein MNKIRHLINLLLVAFPFCDVNAQEPEFYQNPVIKADLADPSVIRFDGVYYASGTSSEWAPFYPVYKSTDLVNWVQVGHVFEQKPEWTESSFWAPELYVYDNKVYCYYTARRKSDHISCIGVAVANSPENAFEDKGPLIAIGSECIDAFVFNDNGQLYITWKAYGLDPRPIEILCCKLSPDGLRLEGEPFTLLTDEESIGMEGQCIIHKDDWYYLLYSARGCCGAGSDYEVRVARSKKMTEPFQKYSDNPILMRSDDFLSCGQGSVTTTPDGRFYYLCHAYQRDAKFYMGRQPIIQELVFGSDQWPHFKTGRLATSRQPMPFEGIKQDEWNQFADNFAGDKLDVSWTWNYTYCDVKAEINGNGKLLLSGNGIKEPSVAALCQRAPASDYCFSVNVLNDGRSMRGIVLYGDAENYVALVLRNKKLQVVSKCNGKETITSETSMKKRNVRLQAEVKDCRKLSFMYDDGSGMKELEPFSADASHTTPWDRVARPGVISAVLANSKEKPAEFSEFKIWKK; encoded by the coding sequence ATGAACAAAATAAGACACCTTATCAATTTGCTTCTTGTAGCATTTCCCTTTTGTGATGTCAATGCCCAAGAGCCTGAGTTCTATCAAAATCCAGTTATAAAAGCAGATTTGGCAGACCCTTCTGTTATTCGTTTTGACGGAGTTTACTATGCCTCTGGCACTTCATCAGAGTGGGCACCGTTTTATCCTGTTTACAAGTCAACGGACTTGGTGAATTGGGTACAGGTGGGACACGTTTTCGAACAAAAGCCAGAATGGACCGAAAGCTCATTCTGGGCTCCGGAGTTGTATGTATATGATAATAAGGTGTACTGCTATTACACCGCACGGAGAAAAAGCGACCATATATCCTGCATAGGAGTGGCAGTAGCCAATTCGCCAGAGAATGCCTTTGAAGATAAAGGTCCACTGATAGCCATTGGCTCGGAATGCATTGATGCATTCGTGTTTAATGACAACGGGCAGCTCTATATCACATGGAAGGCATACGGACTTGATCCACGCCCGATAGAAATTCTATGTTGCAAGCTTTCACCCGATGGACTTCGTCTTGAGGGCGAACCATTCACTCTGCTTACCGATGAGGAATCCATAGGTATGGAGGGACAGTGCATTATCCATAAAGACGATTGGTACTACCTGCTCTATTCTGCAAGAGGATGCTGCGGAGCGGGTAGTGATTATGAGGTACGTGTGGCTCGATCTAAAAAGATGACAGAGCCATTCCAAAAATACAGCGACAATCCTATTCTTATGCGCTCGGATGATTTCCTCTCATGTGGGCAAGGCTCCGTCACTACCACCCCCGACGGAAGATTCTATTACCTGTGTCATGCCTATCAGCGTGATGCTAAGTTTTATATGGGCAGACAACCAATTATACAAGAACTCGTGTTTGGGAGTGATCAATGGCCGCACTTTAAGACCGGCAGACTCGCCACCAGTAGGCAGCCGATGCCATTCGAAGGCATAAAGCAAGACGAATGGAATCAGTTTGCCGATAATTTTGCAGGTGACAAACTTGATGTGTCATGGACTTGGAATTATACATACTGCGATGTTAAAGCTGAAATAAATGGCAATGGTAAGTTGCTCCTGAGTGGAAATGGTATTAAAGAACCCAGTGTCGCAGCCTTATGCCAGCGTGCACCAGCCTCTGATTACTGTTTTTCCGTGAACGTATTAAATGATGGTCGGTCAATGCGAGGAATAGTGCTATATGGTGATGCGGAAAACTATGTTGCATTGGTTTTGCGGAACAAAAAACTGCAAGTCGTCTCAAAATGCAACGGCAAGGAAACCATTACAAGCGAAACTTCAATGAAGAAACGTAACGTCCGTTTACAGGCAGAAGTGAAAGACTGCCGAAAACTTTCATTTATGTATGATGATGGCAGTGGCATGAAAGAACTTGAACCTTTCAGTGCTGATGCAAGTCACACCACACCATGGGACAGAGTAGCCCGTCCTGGTGTCATATCCGCTGTATTGGCAAACAGCAAAGAAAAACCGGCAGAATTCTCTGAATTCAAAATATGGAAAAAATAA
- a CDS encoding SO_0444 family Cu/Zn efflux transporter, whose product MPVFYSSLLNVVCEMAPYLLLGFFIAGVLHVFVPQRFYANYLSRKNKFSVVWAALLGVPLPLCSCGVIPTAIGLRNEKASKGAIASFLIATPQTGIDSILATFSLMGLGFAIIRPTAALITGICGGLLVNRLVKEDSCCSLSENSQLSALRSQPKIWRVLKYAYYDMLRDIGLRLLIGLIVAALIQVAVPDEFFLSFGSQPLLQMLVILVIAIPMYICSTGSIPVAAALMMKGLSPGAALVMLMAGPAVNLASILVVHKSMGRRFTAIYLMTIVGFSILFGLLLNATGINFTTGAEDICCMSKSALPSPFKIVCATVLTILIIFALIMKFFSKFISKKPLDPDVTVYRVEDMHCSHCEAAVVRAVEEVPGVEKAKASASANTLTIKGHATEETIRAAVEGIGYTFKGKTCLSMRRPQ is encoded by the coding sequence ATGCCGGTATTTTATTCGTCACTGTTGAACGTGGTCTGCGAGATGGCTCCCTATCTGCTATTGGGATTCTTTATCGCAGGTGTGCTGCACGTATTCGTGCCGCAGAGGTTCTATGCCAATTATCTTTCACGGAAAAATAAGTTTTCCGTTGTTTGGGCAGCGTTGTTGGGTGTACCGCTACCGCTGTGTTCGTGCGGAGTAATCCCAACGGCTATCGGACTCAGAAACGAGAAGGCTTCGAAGGGAGCCATTGCCTCATTTCTGATTGCTACGCCACAGACGGGCATTGACTCCATTCTGGCCACATTCTCGCTGATGGGACTTGGGTTTGCCATTATCCGTCCTACGGCAGCGCTTATCACAGGCATCTGCGGCGGATTGCTGGTAAACAGACTGGTGAAGGAGGATTCATGCTGCTCTTTATCGGAAAACTCTCAACTTTCAGCTCTCCGCTCTCAACCCAAAATTTGGCGTGTTCTGAAGTATGCCTACTATGACATGCTTCGCGACATCGGTCTGCGACTGCTTATCGGTCTTATCGTGGCAGCATTGATTCAGGTGGCGGTGCCCGACGAGTTCTTCCTGAGTTTCGGCAGTCAACCGCTATTGCAGATGCTGGTGATACTGGTCATCGCCATACCTATGTATATCTGCTCTACGGGTAGTATCCCTGTGGCGGCGGCATTGATGATGAAAGGACTGTCGCCAGGTGCAGCATTAGTGATGCTGATGGCTGGACCTGCGGTCAACCTTGCCTCTATCCTCGTGGTTCATAAGTCGATGGGCAGGCGCTTTACCGCTATCTATCTGATGACCATCGTAGGGTTTTCCATTCTATTCGGACTACTGCTCAATGCCACGGGAATCAATTTTACCACAGGCGCTGAGGATATTTGCTGCATGAGTAAATCTGCTCTGCCGAGCCCGTTTAAAATTGTTTGCGCTACAGTATTAACAATATTAATTATATTTGCTCTTATAATGAAGTTTTTCAGTAAGTTTATTTCCAAAAAGCCATTAGATCCTGACGTGACCGTATATCGTGTTGAGGACATGCATTGCAGTCATTGCGAGGCAGCCGTAGTGCGTGCCGTTGAGGAAGTGCCTGGCGTAGAAAAGGCCAAGGCCAGTGCCTCTGCCAATACCCTCACCATCAAAGGCCACGCTACGGAAGAGACCATTCGCGCAGCCGTTGAGGGCATAGGATATACGTTCAAAGGGAAGACATGTTTATCTATGCGAAGGCCACAGTAA
- a CDS encoding sodium-translocating pyrophosphatase, producing MNIPQAFWLVPVASVVALSMAWFFFRQMMKEDEGTPRMKEIALYVRNGAMAYLKQQYKVVCIVFVVLCALFAFMAYGLNVQNPWVPFAFLTGGFFSGLAGFFGMKTATYASARTANAARQSLNAGLKIAFRSGAVMGLTVVGLGLLDIAIWFVVLNHFDSDGLISITTTMLTFGMGASTQALFARVGGGIYTKAADVGADIVGKVEADIPEDDPRNPATIADNVGDNVGDVAGMGADLYESYCGSVLSTAALGASAFAASASEGMQLKAVIAPMIIAAVGVFLSLLGIFLVRTKEGATMRDLLRSLSLGTNVSAVLIAIATFAILYLLGIENWLGLSFSVISGLTAGVIIGQATEYYTSHSYKPTQKISEAGQTGAATVIIKGIGTGMISTCIPVITIGVAIMLSYLCANGFDLSMSSVSLSHGLYGIGIAAVGMLSTLGITLATDAYGPIADNAGGNAEMAQLGEEVRHRTDALDALGNTTAATGKGFAIGSAALTALALLASYIEEVKIAMSRAEITLTDLAGNVIEATDATIPDFMNYFQVNLMNPKVLVGAFIGAMAAFLFCGMTMEAVGRAAEKMVQEVRRQFREIAGILEGTGTPDYGRCVEISTRAAQHEMIIPSVLAIIIPIVVGIVLGVAGVLGLLVGGLAGGFTLAVFMANAGGAWDNAKKNIEEGNFGGKGSFAHKACIVGDTVGDPFKDTSGPSLNILIKLMSMVSIVMAGLTVAFA from the coding sequence ATGAACATTCCCCAAGCTTTTTGGCTCGTGCCAGTGGCATCAGTCGTGGCACTGAGCATGGCGTGGTTCTTTTTCCGTCAGATGATGAAGGAAGATGAGGGTACGCCGCGTATGAAAGAAATCGCGCTCTATGTGCGCAATGGCGCAATGGCCTATCTCAAGCAGCAGTACAAGGTGGTGTGCATCGTCTTTGTGGTGCTGTGTGCGCTCTTTGCCTTTATGGCCTATGGCCTGAACGTACAGAATCCGTGGGTGCCTTTTGCTTTCCTCACAGGTGGTTTTTTCTCAGGGTTGGCAGGCTTCTTCGGCATGAAGACCGCCACCTATGCTTCAGCGCGAACGGCCAATGCTGCCCGTCAGAGTCTGAATGCCGGATTGAAGATTGCCTTCCGTTCGGGTGCAGTGATGGGACTCACGGTGGTGGGTCTTGGCTTGCTCGACATTGCCATCTGGTTTGTTGTACTGAATCATTTCGATTCCGACGGCCTCATTTCTATCACCACTACCATGCTTACCTTCGGTATGGGAGCCTCTACACAAGCTTTGTTTGCCCGTGTGGGCGGTGGCATCTATACAAAGGCAGCCGATGTGGGTGCCGATATAGTGGGCAAGGTTGAGGCCGATATTCCTGAGGACGATCCTCGCAATCCCGCTACCATTGCCGATAACGTAGGCGATAACGTAGGCGATGTGGCTGGTATGGGTGCCGATCTCTACGAGAGCTATTGCGGTTCGGTGCTTTCCACTGCCGCCCTCGGTGCTTCAGCCTTTGCGGCCAGTGCTTCAGAGGGCATGCAGTTGAAGGCCGTCATTGCCCCAATGATTATTGCTGCCGTGGGCGTGTTCCTCTCTCTCTTAGGCATATTCCTTGTGCGCACTAAAGAGGGTGCCACCATGCGCGATCTGCTGCGTTCACTCTCGTTGGGCACCAATGTCAGTGCCGTTCTCATTGCCATAGCCACCTTTGCCATCCTCTATCTGCTGGGCATTGAAAACTGGTTGGGCCTGTCGTTCTCTGTCATTTCCGGTCTTACTGCCGGTGTCATCATCGGTCAGGCCACTGAATACTACACCTCCCACAGTTACAAACCCACACAGAAAATCTCAGAGGCTGGTCAGACAGGTGCTGCCACGGTAATAATAAAAGGTATAGGAACAGGTATGATTTCCACCTGTATTCCTGTCATCACCATTGGTGTGGCCATCATGCTCAGTTATCTCTGTGCCAATGGTTTCGACCTTTCCATGTCGTCAGTTAGTCTTTCTCATGGTCTTTATGGTATTGGCATTGCTGCCGTGGGCATGCTCTCCACATTGGGCATCACACTGGCCACCGATGCCTACGGGCCCATTGCCGACAATGCCGGCGGTAATGCCGAGATGGCACAGTTGGGCGAAGAGGTTCGCCATCGCACCGATGCCCTCGATGCGCTGGGCAACACCACCGCTGCTACAGGCAAAGGCTTTGCCATTGGTTCGGCCGCTCTCACCGCATTGGCTCTTTTGGCCTCCTATATTGAAGAAGTAAAGATAGCTATGAGCCGTGCTGAAATAACGCTTACCGACCTGGCTGGCAATGTGATCGAGGCTACCGATGCCACCATTCCCGACTTCATGAACTATTTCCAGGTGAACCTCATGAACCCCAAGGTGCTGGTAGGAGCCTTTATTGGTGCTATGGCAGCATTCCTGTTCTGTGGAATGACGATGGAAGCCGTGGGCCGCGCAGCCGAGAAAATGGTGCAGGAGGTGCGCCGTCAGTTCCGTGAGATTGCTGGCATTCTGGAAGGAACAGGCACGCCCGACTATGGCCGTTGTGTGGAAATCTCTACCCGTGCCGCCCAGCACGAGATGATTATCCCTTCGGTTCTGGCCATCATCATTCCTATTGTAGTAGGCATCGTGCTTGGCGTAGCCGGTGTTCTTGGATTGCTTGTAGGCGGACTGGCAGGCGGATTCACTCTTGCTGTGTTCATGGCCAATGCCGGCGGTGCGTGGGACAATGCCAAGAAGAATATTGAAGAGGGCAACTTTGGCGGTAAGGGCTCGTTTGCTCATAAAGCCTGCATTGTGGGCGATACCGTGGGCGATCCCTTTAAGGATACCAGTGGTCCTTCGCTGAACATCCTCATCAAACTGATGTCGATGGTCAGCATTGTGATGGCAGGTCTTACTGTGGCCTTCGCATAG